A single window of Helicobacter pylori NCTC 11637 = CCUG 17874 = ATCC 43504 = JCM 12093 DNA harbors:
- a CDS encoding TerB family tellurite resistance protein, with translation MEIILLIVAAVVLFYFYNTLKEYLKNPLNPKTKTEEYDLKNDPYLLVQSSPLDKFKQTQTGAYMRLLKFLDIQKNALDNALRTLFIHELEQPLNSEQQNLAKELLNEPVDKKENFESLCQEIADHTHGEYTKRLKLVEFLMLLAYADGILDSKEKELFLDVGAFLQIDNKDFNELYDNFERFNAIEIPMSLEEAKNLFEIQTNITKQDLEEKALNLSTPYYHKMNDNKRYSEQDFISLKKIALASQLLEND, from the coding sequence ATGGAAATCATTTTATTAATTGTTGCGGCGGTTGTGTTGTTTTATTTTTACAACACTCTCAAAGAATATTTGAAAAACCCCCTAAACCCTAAAACCAAAACCGAAGAATACGATTTGAAAAATGACCCCTATTTGTTGGTGCAATCTAGCCCCCTAGACAAATTCAAGCAAACCCAAACAGGCGCGTATATGCGTCTTTTAAAATTTTTAGACATTCAAAAAAACGCTTTGGATAACGCTTTAAGAACGCTTTTTATCCATGAATTAGAGCAGCCCTTAAACAGCGAACAGCAAAATTTAGCCAAAGAGCTTCTCAATGAGCCTGTGGATAAAAAAGAAAATTTTGAATCCTTATGCCAAGAAATCGCCGACCACACGCATGGGGAATACACCAAACGCCTGAAATTAGTGGAATTTCTTATGTTATTAGCCTATGCTGATGGGATTTTGGATAGCAAAGAAAAAGAATTGTTTTTAGATGTGGGGGCGTTTTTGCAGATAGACAATAAAGATTTTAACGAGCTTTATGACAATTTTGAACGCTTCAATGCAATAGAAATCCCTATGTCTTTAGAAGAAGCCAAAAATCTTTTTGAAATCCAAACTAATATAACCAAGCAAGATTTAGAGGAAAAAGCCCTGAATTTAAGCACCCCCTACTACCACAAAATGAATGACAACAAACGCTACAGCGAACAAGATTTTATCTCTTTGAAAAAGATCGCCCTCGCTTCCCAACTCTTAGAAAATGATTGA